The region TTTAAAAAGGACTTTGCTGGAAACCAATATTATGAAAATAATATTACAGTTATTCAAAAGGTTAAAATACCAACTGCTCGTACCCTTCCTAATGAACCGCATGCTTATCTATTTGGATCTGATGCAAATGAATCTAAAATAGATAACAAGCTTATAGGATTTGGTCGGACTATTGGTACAGAAACAGATAGTCCAGGAACAAGAAATATCAAATGGGATGAAAGTACTTACCCACTCGATTTTAACTTCCAAAGAAAGATCAATGAAGAGGCAAACCCATTTGATGTTAATGGTACTTACTATTCCATTTCGGTCACCTCTGAGTATGTAGATATAGATACTGGAAACCTAGCAAAAATAGATGGAAGTCGCGTCGGTGATGATAATGCTTCAACATCACCATGTATTGCACCACCGGCGGGAAGTTGTGTCAACTCTAATGCAGCATCAAAAGCAACTTTCTACTATGCAAGAACCCGACCATCTCAATATTTTTATGATGACATCACAGCTGCCAATGTCAATACGCCTATTGCGATCGATGTCTATTGTGATCTTCTATTTTCAGAATGCTATGAATATGGTATAGATATATACAATGCACAGATCAATGAAGCGGATTGGTGGTTATCATTAGATCATACTGAAAACAATACACGTCATGATGGGAATGTCACACTTCATGTAGGTGCTGTTACCCCTGCAGGCACCGCATCCGTTTCCTCTATAATATCTACAGACCCAGCCGAAGTGCAAATTACCTTGGGTGGTATAGATCCAACTGTTGGTGTAACAGCCACTTCAGCAGATAGACCTATGACTGTTGATATAGAATTGGTACACAACATACTGCCATTCACATTGCCATACTATACCGCTTCAATACCATATACTAACAGTTGGTTGATCTATAATGAGGACTCTTTAGACCTTCCAAGTCCTTTCTATAAAGTACGTTTTATCGGTATATCTGATTGGGCGGGGCATGGTGATACAGGACATGTTGTTGGTGGTAGTACCAGTACCAAGAAAAATAGACGACTAGGATGGTAAATGATTCTCAAAACTAAAATAATGCGTCCGGCAATTGCCATGATAGAATTGATCTTTGCCATTGTGGTCATGGGCATCATACTGATGTCTGCGCCTCAACTCATCAGTACAGCAACCAAAAGTGGTTATGTTGCGATCCAACAGGAAGCTATCAATGAGGCTGCATCCAGAATTAACATGATCATGGGTTACCATTGGGATGAAAACAGTGCAGATGAAACTGTGCTCGATCCTATTTTACAAACTGCAAGTCCAGTAGCCGACCTTGCGGAATCTACATATACAGACGGAAATGGGACAGGACGAAGAGTTGGTACTCCATTGGAGAGCTACAGAAGTTTTGTGAGACCGGATGGTTCCAGACTTACAGCTACAGCAGCAGGTGGACTGGGAAATGATGGTCTAGAAAATGACATAGACGATTTTATAGGTATTATCGGATTGAATCTTGCAGGAACGGGAACAGGGACAAATTACATTGAAAAGAATGTAACTATTGCCACTGCAGTATTCTATATATCCGATAATACAAATTACAATCCTGCTGGCAATACCATCAATTTTAATGCAGACTTTACCCAGCAATCAGCAACTACCACTAACATAAAACGTATCAGCACTACACTTACCAGTGATGCTGCGAGTCCGGACGAACTTGACAAAACTATTATACTGCATGCATTTTCTTGCAATATAGGTGGATACAAACTTGAAGAGAGGGATTTCTAATATGAATCACAAGAGACTCACCCCGGCCTTTAGTATGCTCGAACTTGTTTTTGTTATCACCATACTTGGTATTGTTTCATCCATTGGTGCTGAATTGATCGCCAAAGTCTATGAAGGCTATATTGTTCAAAGAGCAGAGCATCGAGCTACAATTAAAACAGAGTTAGCAGCAACACAGATAGCAAATAGACTTACTTCTGCAATTCCGGGTACTGTTTATCGAAAAAATAGTGGCGCAACTGTTATTGAAGAGATAACTGATGATATGAGTTTACCTGGAAATGCATATACTGTGCTTCAATGGGTTGCTAGTGACATGGACAGTTACAATGCAGCAGCTACACCTGGATGGAGTGGATTTTGTGATATTGATGATCCTGCCAATACAGCAAATTCACTTTCAACTCCAGGATCTGCATTGGGTACTACCACTGCTGTTATAAATAACCTCTCATCATCTGCACCTGCGCCTAAAATATATTTTCCTTATGACTCTAATGAATATAATGCCACAATTGCCGGTACAACCATTACACTCTCAGGAGCGGGAGCACCACATATCGTAGAGCACTACAAACTGGCTTGGTCTTCTTATGCTTTAGCAGTAGAGAATGGAGACCTCTATCTTTATTATGATTTTCCTGCCATACCGGCAGTAGGAGTCGGTACTAAAAAATCACTATTGTTATCAAATGTTAGTACATTCAAATTTAAAGGT is a window of Sulfurovum sp. TSL6 DNA encoding:
- a CDS encoding type II secretion system protein — translated: MILKTKIMRPAIAMIELIFAIVVMGIILMSAPQLISTATKSGYVAIQQEAINEAASRINMIMGYHWDENSADETVLDPILQTASPVADLAESTYTDGNGTGRRVGTPLESYRSFVRPDGSRLTATAAGGLGNDGLENDIDDFIGIIGLNLAGTGTGTNYIEKNVTIATAVFYISDNTNYNPAGNTINFNADFTQQSATTTNIKRISTTLTSDAASPDELDKTIILHAFSCNIGGYKLEERDF
- a CDS encoding prepilin-type N-terminal cleavage/methylation domain-containing protein, whose product is MNHKRLTPAFSMLELVFVITILGIVSSIGAELIAKVYEGYIVQRAEHRATIKTELAATQIANRLTSAIPGTVYRKNSGATVIEEITDDMSLPGNAYTVLQWVASDMDSYNAAATPGWSGFCDIDDPANTANSLSTPGSALGTTTAVINNLSSSAPAPKIYFPYDSNEYNATIAGTTITLSGAGAPHIVEHYKLAWSSYALAVENGDLYLYYDFPAIPAVGVGTKKSLLLSNVSTFKFKGDGQTIRFKICKEERISEDINITACKEKAVF